In one Drosophila pseudoobscura strain MV-25-SWS-2005 chromosome X, UCI_Dpse_MV25, whole genome shotgun sequence genomic region, the following are encoded:
- the LOC6900722 gene encoding protein SCAI isoform X2, giving the protein MVKMESTEEQDRKLVLEFCHLLEKSKQLFNGLRDLPQYGHRQWQAYFGRTFDVYTKLWKFQQQHRMVLDSKYGLKRWQIGEIASKIGQLYYHYYLRTSETNYLNEAYQFYAAIRGRAYYSRAAKEDRPDLMVKKLRYYARFIVVCLLLKKMKLVRELVTELEKQIQEYTNTYEPEDHLEWSLVLEEIKGFIKAEAAVAVLHADSNPIILSHSGSGSRLSPLTTPPCERSPHMTLSLQEILIVGSACEQAKFSELTMDMFRMLQTLEREPTESATNPLSMAHGLHGHDASPAASRIPPYGVPGSKGYQENGRHFRDNPHKYLLYKPSISQLMVFLASGVRELPLGGALLLYMSADGCFSTTKHPEDFGYELGGVATCAKRDSVDGGGLSCRGKSYKENHCLYPGDLYPFTRRPMFIVIDSDNSFVFQHIPRYFGQPLVVLMSPQDVPSAFQADVQHHGSLFTLFLHSPLTALCYICNVGDVPIHHWERCQTYVDRFITEASRLVTRCRMDEIEQGIGCIDSSYVQFFGDDFLRTLILRFVFCDVVLRLHRGFRGRHMRPRCEPQLPASELLEHPSLSHIVFQLASALDVRGHFSEGPECD; this is encoded by the exons ATGGTGAAAATGGAATCCACGGAAGAACAGGATCGAAAGCTAGTCTTGGAGTTTTGCCATTTGCTAGAGAAATCCAAGCAGCTCTTCAATGGGCTCAG GGATCTGCCGCAATATGGTCATCGGCAGTGGCAAGCGTATTTCGGACGCACCTTCGATGTCTATACAAAATTGTGGAAATTCCAGCAGCAACACCGCATGGTGCTCGACTCCAAGTACGGACTGAAGCGTTGGCAGATTGGCGAGATAGCAAGCAAAATTGGCCAGCTCTATTATCACTATTA CTTAAGAACCAGCGAAACCAACTACCTGAATGAGGCGTATCAGTTTTATGCGGCAATACGTGGACGGGCGTATTACTCGCGGGCAGCCAAGGAGGATCGGCCCGATCTGATGGTGAAAAAGCTGCGCTATTATGCCCGCTTCATTGTCGTCTGTCTGCTGCTCAAGAAGATGAAGCTGGTGCGCGAACTGGTCACCGAACTGGAGAAGCAGATACAGGAGTACACCAACAC CTACGAGCCGGAGGATCATTTGGAATGGTCGCTGGTTTTGGAGGAGATCAAGGGCTTCATCAAGGCCGAGGCAGCCGTAGCCGTACTGCATGCCGATTCCAATCCCATCATATTATCGCACAG TGGTTCCGGTTCTAGGTTATCGCCGCTGACAACGCCGCCCTGCGAGCGGTCGCCGCACATGACGCTGAGCCTGCAGGAGATCCTGATCGTGGGCTCTGCCTGTGAGCAGGCCAAGTTCTCGGAACTGACCATGGACATGTTCCGGATGCTGCAGACGCTGGAGCGAGAGCCAACGGAATCGGCAACGAATCCGCTGAGCATGGCGCATGGCCTGCACGGACACGATGCCAGTCCTGCGGCCAGTCGCATACCACCCTACGGTGTGCCAGGATCCAAGGGTTACCAGGAGAATGGCCGTCATTTTCGAGACAATCCTCACAAGTATCTACTTTATAAGCCTTCGATTAGCCAGCTGATGGTCTTCCTCGCCAGCGGCGTTAGGGAACTGCCACTGGGTGGCGCCTTACTCTTGTACATGTCCGCGGACGGCTGTTTCTCCACCACAAAACATCCCGAAGACT TTGGATATGAGCTGGGCGGCGTCGCCACCTGCGCCAAGCGGGACAGTGTCGATGGCGGGGGACTGTCGTGTCGCGGGAAATCGTACAAGGAGAACCACTGCCTATATCCGGGTGATCTCTATCCGTTCACACGCCGGCCCATGTTCATTGTCATCGACTCGGACAACTCGTTCGTCTTTCAGCACATACCCCGCTACTTTGGCCAGCCGCTGGTCGTACTCATGTCACCGCAAGATGTACCATCCGCATTTCAAG CCGATGTCCAGCATCATGGATCGCTGTTTACGTTGTTCCTGCACTCCCCGCTCACGGCCCTCTGCTACATTTGCAATGTGGGCGATGTGCCCATCCATCATTGGGAACGCTGCCAGACCTATGTGGATCGCTTCATAACGGAGGCCTCGCGCCTGGTCACGCGTTGCCGCATGGATGAGATCGAACAGGGCATAGGCTGTATAG ACTCATCGTATGTTCAGTTCTTTGGCGACGACTTTCTGCGCACACTCATCTTACGTTTCGTCTTCTGTGATGTGGTGCTGCGTTTGCATCGTGGGTTCCGTGGTCGCCACATGCGGCCGCGCTGCGAGCCCCAGCTGCCAGCCAGCGAGCTTCTGGAGCATCCATCGCTATCGCACATTGTCTTTCAGCTGGCCTCGGCTCTCGATGTGCGCGGCCATTTCTCGGAGGGGCCGGAGTGCGACTGA
- the LOC6900722 gene encoding protein SCAI isoform X4, whose product MVKMESTEEQDRKLVLEFCHLLEKSKQLFNGLRDLPQYGHRQWQAYFGRTFDVYTKLWKFQQQHRMVLDSKYGLKRWQIGEIASKIGQLYYHYYLRTSETNYLNEAYQFYAAIRGRAYYSRAAKEDRPDLMVKKLRYYARFIVVCLLLKKMKLVRELVTELEKQIQEYTNTYEPEDHLEWSLVLEEIKGFIKAEAAVAVLHADSNPIILSHRLSPLTTPPCERSPHMTLSLQEILIVGSACEQAKFSELTMDMFRMLQTLEREPTESATNPLSMAHGLHGHDASPAASRIPPYGVPGSKGYQENGRHFRDNPHKYLLYKPSISQLMVFLASGVRELPLGGALLLYMSADGCFSTTKHPEDFGYELGGVATCAKRDSVDGGGLSCRGKSYKENHCLYPGDLYPFTRRPMFIVIDSDNSFVFQHIPRYFGQPLVVLMSPQDVPSAFQADVQHHGSLFTLFLHSPLTALCYICNVGDVPIHHWERCQTYVDRFITEASRLVTRCRMDEIEQGIGCIDSSYVQFFGDDFLRTLILRFVFCDVVLRLHRGFRGRHMRPRCEPQLPASELLEHPSLSHIVFQLASALDVRGHFSEGPECD is encoded by the exons ATGGTGAAAATGGAATCCACGGAAGAACAGGATCGAAAGCTAGTCTTGGAGTTTTGCCATTTGCTAGAGAAATCCAAGCAGCTCTTCAATGGGCTCAG GGATCTGCCGCAATATGGTCATCGGCAGTGGCAAGCGTATTTCGGACGCACCTTCGATGTCTATACAAAATTGTGGAAATTCCAGCAGCAACACCGCATGGTGCTCGACTCCAAGTACGGACTGAAGCGTTGGCAGATTGGCGAGATAGCAAGCAAAATTGGCCAGCTCTATTATCACTATTA CTTAAGAACCAGCGAAACCAACTACCTGAATGAGGCGTATCAGTTTTATGCGGCAATACGTGGACGGGCGTATTACTCGCGGGCAGCCAAGGAGGATCGGCCCGATCTGATGGTGAAAAAGCTGCGCTATTATGCCCGCTTCATTGTCGTCTGTCTGCTGCTCAAGAAGATGAAGCTGGTGCGCGAACTGGTCACCGAACTGGAGAAGCAGATACAGGAGTACACCAACAC CTACGAGCCGGAGGATCATTTGGAATGGTCGCTGGTTTTGGAGGAGATCAAGGGCTTCATCAAGGCCGAGGCAGCCGTAGCCGTACTGCATGCCGATTCCAATCCCATCATATTATCGCACAG GTTATCGCCGCTGACAACGCCGCCCTGCGAGCGGTCGCCGCACATGACGCTGAGCCTGCAGGAGATCCTGATCGTGGGCTCTGCCTGTGAGCAGGCCAAGTTCTCGGAACTGACCATGGACATGTTCCGGATGCTGCAGACGCTGGAGCGAGAGCCAACGGAATCGGCAACGAATCCGCTGAGCATGGCGCATGGCCTGCACGGACACGATGCCAGTCCTGCGGCCAGTCGCATACCACCCTACGGTGTGCCAGGATCCAAGGGTTACCAGGAGAATGGCCGTCATTTTCGAGACAATCCTCACAAGTATCTACTTTATAAGCCTTCGATTAGCCAGCTGATGGTCTTCCTCGCCAGCGGCGTTAGGGAACTGCCACTGGGTGGCGCCTTACTCTTGTACATGTCCGCGGACGGCTGTTTCTCCACCACAAAACATCCCGAAGACT TTGGATATGAGCTGGGCGGCGTCGCCACCTGCGCCAAGCGGGACAGTGTCGATGGCGGGGGACTGTCGTGTCGCGGGAAATCGTACAAGGAGAACCACTGCCTATATCCGGGTGATCTCTATCCGTTCACACGCCGGCCCATGTTCATTGTCATCGACTCGGACAACTCGTTCGTCTTTCAGCACATACCCCGCTACTTTGGCCAGCCGCTGGTCGTACTCATGTCACCGCAAGATGTACCATCCGCATTTCAAG CCGATGTCCAGCATCATGGATCGCTGTTTACGTTGTTCCTGCACTCCCCGCTCACGGCCCTCTGCTACATTTGCAATGTGGGCGATGTGCCCATCCATCATTGGGAACGCTGCCAGACCTATGTGGATCGCTTCATAACGGAGGCCTCGCGCCTGGTCACGCGTTGCCGCATGGATGAGATCGAACAGGGCATAGGCTGTATAG ACTCATCGTATGTTCAGTTCTTTGGCGACGACTTTCTGCGCACACTCATCTTACGTTTCGTCTTCTGTGATGTGGTGCTGCGTTTGCATCGTGGGTTCCGTGGTCGCCACATGCGGCCGCGCTGCGAGCCCCAGCTGCCAGCCAGCGAGCTTCTGGAGCATCCATCGCTATCGCACATTGTCTTTCAGCTGGCCTCGGCTCTCGATGTGCGCGGCCATTTCTCGGAGGGGCCGGAGTGCGACTGA
- the LOC6900722 gene encoding protein SCAI isoform X3: MVKMESTEEQDRKLVLEFCHLLEKSKQLFNGLRDLPQYGHRQWQAYFGRTFDVYTKLWKFQQQHRMVLDSKYGLKRWQIGEIASKIGQLYYHYYLRTSETNYLNEAYQFYAAIRGRAYYSRAAKEDRPDLMVKKLRYYARFIVVCLLLKKMKLVRELVTELEKQIQEYTNTFLSYEPEDHLEWSLVLEEIKGFIKAEAAVAVLHADSNPIILSHRLSPLTTPPCERSPHMTLSLQEILIVGSACEQAKFSELTMDMFRMLQTLEREPTESATNPLSMAHGLHGHDASPAASRIPPYGVPGSKGYQENGRHFRDNPHKYLLYKPSISQLMVFLASGVRELPLGGALLLYMSADGCFSTTKHPEDFGYELGGVATCAKRDSVDGGGLSCRGKSYKENHCLYPGDLYPFTRRPMFIVIDSDNSFVFQHIPRYFGQPLVVLMSPQDVPSAFQADVQHHGSLFTLFLHSPLTALCYICNVGDVPIHHWERCQTYVDRFITEASRLVTRCRMDEIEQGIGCIDSSYVQFFGDDFLRTLILRFVFCDVVLRLHRGFRGRHMRPRCEPQLPASELLEHPSLSHIVFQLASALDVRGHFSEGPECD, encoded by the exons ATGGTGAAAATGGAATCCACGGAAGAACAGGATCGAAAGCTAGTCTTGGAGTTTTGCCATTTGCTAGAGAAATCCAAGCAGCTCTTCAATGGGCTCAG GGATCTGCCGCAATATGGTCATCGGCAGTGGCAAGCGTATTTCGGACGCACCTTCGATGTCTATACAAAATTGTGGAAATTCCAGCAGCAACACCGCATGGTGCTCGACTCCAAGTACGGACTGAAGCGTTGGCAGATTGGCGAGATAGCAAGCAAAATTGGCCAGCTCTATTATCACTATTA CTTAAGAACCAGCGAAACCAACTACCTGAATGAGGCGTATCAGTTTTATGCGGCAATACGTGGACGGGCGTATTACTCGCGGGCAGCCAAGGAGGATCGGCCCGATCTGATGGTGAAAAAGCTGCGCTATTATGCCCGCTTCATTGTCGTCTGTCTGCTGCTCAAGAAGATGAAGCTGGTGCGCGAACTGGTCACCGAACTGGAGAAGCAGATACAGGAGTACACCAACAC TTTTCTCAGCTACGAGCCGGAGGATCATTTGGAATGGTCGCTGGTTTTGGAGGAGATCAAGGGCTTCATCAAGGCCGAGGCAGCCGTAGCCGTACTGCATGCCGATTCCAATCCCATCATATTATCGCACAG GTTATCGCCGCTGACAACGCCGCCCTGCGAGCGGTCGCCGCACATGACGCTGAGCCTGCAGGAGATCCTGATCGTGGGCTCTGCCTGTGAGCAGGCCAAGTTCTCGGAACTGACCATGGACATGTTCCGGATGCTGCAGACGCTGGAGCGAGAGCCAACGGAATCGGCAACGAATCCGCTGAGCATGGCGCATGGCCTGCACGGACACGATGCCAGTCCTGCGGCCAGTCGCATACCACCCTACGGTGTGCCAGGATCCAAGGGTTACCAGGAGAATGGCCGTCATTTTCGAGACAATCCTCACAAGTATCTACTTTATAAGCCTTCGATTAGCCAGCTGATGGTCTTCCTCGCCAGCGGCGTTAGGGAACTGCCACTGGGTGGCGCCTTACTCTTGTACATGTCCGCGGACGGCTGTTTCTCCACCACAAAACATCCCGAAGACT TTGGATATGAGCTGGGCGGCGTCGCCACCTGCGCCAAGCGGGACAGTGTCGATGGCGGGGGACTGTCGTGTCGCGGGAAATCGTACAAGGAGAACCACTGCCTATATCCGGGTGATCTCTATCCGTTCACACGCCGGCCCATGTTCATTGTCATCGACTCGGACAACTCGTTCGTCTTTCAGCACATACCCCGCTACTTTGGCCAGCCGCTGGTCGTACTCATGTCACCGCAAGATGTACCATCCGCATTTCAAG CCGATGTCCAGCATCATGGATCGCTGTTTACGTTGTTCCTGCACTCCCCGCTCACGGCCCTCTGCTACATTTGCAATGTGGGCGATGTGCCCATCCATCATTGGGAACGCTGCCAGACCTATGTGGATCGCTTCATAACGGAGGCCTCGCGCCTGGTCACGCGTTGCCGCATGGATGAGATCGAACAGGGCATAGGCTGTATAG ACTCATCGTATGTTCAGTTCTTTGGCGACGACTTTCTGCGCACACTCATCTTACGTTTCGTCTTCTGTGATGTGGTGCTGCGTTTGCATCGTGGGTTCCGTGGTCGCCACATGCGGCCGCGCTGCGAGCCCCAGCTGCCAGCCAGCGAGCTTCTGGAGCATCCATCGCTATCGCACATTGTCTTTCAGCTGGCCTCGGCTCTCGATGTGCGCGGCCATTTCTCGGAGGGGCCGGAGTGCGACTGA
- the LOC6900722 gene encoding protein SCAI isoform X1 produces MVKMESTEEQDRKLVLEFCHLLEKSKQLFNGLRDLPQYGHRQWQAYFGRTFDVYTKLWKFQQQHRMVLDSKYGLKRWQIGEIASKIGQLYYHYYLRTSETNYLNEAYQFYAAIRGRAYYSRAAKEDRPDLMVKKLRYYARFIVVCLLLKKMKLVRELVTELEKQIQEYTNTFLSYEPEDHLEWSLVLEEIKGFIKAEAAVAVLHADSNPIILSHSGSGSRLSPLTTPPCERSPHMTLSLQEILIVGSACEQAKFSELTMDMFRMLQTLEREPTESATNPLSMAHGLHGHDASPAASRIPPYGVPGSKGYQENGRHFRDNPHKYLLYKPSISQLMVFLASGVRELPLGGALLLYMSADGCFSTTKHPEDFGYELGGVATCAKRDSVDGGGLSCRGKSYKENHCLYPGDLYPFTRRPMFIVIDSDNSFVFQHIPRYFGQPLVVLMSPQDVPSAFQADVQHHGSLFTLFLHSPLTALCYICNVGDVPIHHWERCQTYVDRFITEASRLVTRCRMDEIEQGIGCIDSSYVQFFGDDFLRTLILRFVFCDVVLRLHRGFRGRHMRPRCEPQLPASELLEHPSLSHIVFQLASALDVRGHFSEGPECD; encoded by the exons ATGGTGAAAATGGAATCCACGGAAGAACAGGATCGAAAGCTAGTCTTGGAGTTTTGCCATTTGCTAGAGAAATCCAAGCAGCTCTTCAATGGGCTCAG GGATCTGCCGCAATATGGTCATCGGCAGTGGCAAGCGTATTTCGGACGCACCTTCGATGTCTATACAAAATTGTGGAAATTCCAGCAGCAACACCGCATGGTGCTCGACTCCAAGTACGGACTGAAGCGTTGGCAGATTGGCGAGATAGCAAGCAAAATTGGCCAGCTCTATTATCACTATTA CTTAAGAACCAGCGAAACCAACTACCTGAATGAGGCGTATCAGTTTTATGCGGCAATACGTGGACGGGCGTATTACTCGCGGGCAGCCAAGGAGGATCGGCCCGATCTGATGGTGAAAAAGCTGCGCTATTATGCCCGCTTCATTGTCGTCTGTCTGCTGCTCAAGAAGATGAAGCTGGTGCGCGAACTGGTCACCGAACTGGAGAAGCAGATACAGGAGTACACCAACAC TTTTCTCAGCTACGAGCCGGAGGATCATTTGGAATGGTCGCTGGTTTTGGAGGAGATCAAGGGCTTCATCAAGGCCGAGGCAGCCGTAGCCGTACTGCATGCCGATTCCAATCCCATCATATTATCGCACAG TGGTTCCGGTTCTAGGTTATCGCCGCTGACAACGCCGCCCTGCGAGCGGTCGCCGCACATGACGCTGAGCCTGCAGGAGATCCTGATCGTGGGCTCTGCCTGTGAGCAGGCCAAGTTCTCGGAACTGACCATGGACATGTTCCGGATGCTGCAGACGCTGGAGCGAGAGCCAACGGAATCGGCAACGAATCCGCTGAGCATGGCGCATGGCCTGCACGGACACGATGCCAGTCCTGCGGCCAGTCGCATACCACCCTACGGTGTGCCAGGATCCAAGGGTTACCAGGAGAATGGCCGTCATTTTCGAGACAATCCTCACAAGTATCTACTTTATAAGCCTTCGATTAGCCAGCTGATGGTCTTCCTCGCCAGCGGCGTTAGGGAACTGCCACTGGGTGGCGCCTTACTCTTGTACATGTCCGCGGACGGCTGTTTCTCCACCACAAAACATCCCGAAGACT TTGGATATGAGCTGGGCGGCGTCGCCACCTGCGCCAAGCGGGACAGTGTCGATGGCGGGGGACTGTCGTGTCGCGGGAAATCGTACAAGGAGAACCACTGCCTATATCCGGGTGATCTCTATCCGTTCACACGCCGGCCCATGTTCATTGTCATCGACTCGGACAACTCGTTCGTCTTTCAGCACATACCCCGCTACTTTGGCCAGCCGCTGGTCGTACTCATGTCACCGCAAGATGTACCATCCGCATTTCAAG CCGATGTCCAGCATCATGGATCGCTGTTTACGTTGTTCCTGCACTCCCCGCTCACGGCCCTCTGCTACATTTGCAATGTGGGCGATGTGCCCATCCATCATTGGGAACGCTGCCAGACCTATGTGGATCGCTTCATAACGGAGGCCTCGCGCCTGGTCACGCGTTGCCGCATGGATGAGATCGAACAGGGCATAGGCTGTATAG ACTCATCGTATGTTCAGTTCTTTGGCGACGACTTTCTGCGCACACTCATCTTACGTTTCGTCTTCTGTGATGTGGTGCTGCGTTTGCATCGTGGGTTCCGTGGTCGCCACATGCGGCCGCGCTGCGAGCCCCAGCTGCCAGCCAGCGAGCTTCTGGAGCATCCATCGCTATCGCACATTGTCTTTCAGCTGGCCTCGGCTCTCGATGTGCGCGGCCATTTCTCGGAGGGGCCGGAGTGCGACTGA